Proteins encoded within one genomic window of Gimesia chilikensis:
- a CDS encoding PQQ-binding-like beta-propeller repeat protein, which translates to MKQRLPLLTLCLLTLVSVLTQPRNELSAKDWPTYLMDRERAGATSDSIQTPLVPAWQYSAPSAPQTGQTDPGERVIEGHDLESRVDFDDAFQVAISAGKVYFGSSVDHQLRCVDLKSGQILWRFFTGGPIRLSPTVHQAKVYFGSDDGFVYCLDAATGKEIWKLRAGLNEEMIIARGEMVSRWPVRTNVLVDEGIAYFGAGIFPHENIYLYAVDANSGKVIWKIDNLSQTSAGRNELSPQGYILANDDFLFFPSGRSLPAAFNKKTGEQEHNRSYSWRSTAGGVVGGTQALLADGQIYSMGAHHILALTQDEGDVGFAWINGQQMVVKDEYAYLATDTSLLKVNRLEHAQGSQKAHANEMTINGLFRKLRSLKGDKATAARDQIKKLQEENKQYTQAGVIWEKPIVARDSLIVAGDKVIAGGQEQVLILEADSGKVLQTLKVKGKARGLAVSDGQLVVSTSAGDIIGFGSSSTPTEKLTELDTVSTENPYADNAASARYQQAAQDILKNTGVQDGFCLVLGGEEGQLAYELARNSKLKFYCIEPDAAKVAAAREKLSQAGYYGHRITFHQTELSPLPYSHYFANLIVSDTLLKTGKVPGIPKDVATHVKPLGGTICLGTPAAPKSATTDSVSLTGWLKDTGLTETAEIKTQDGYALLIRGALPGAGSWSHQYADPGNTASSKDQLVRGGLGVLWFGDPGEKKMVNRHEGAVGPLAINGRLFIQGESTIMAFDAYNGLFLWERENPQAIRTGVFQNQNPGNLVASEDSLFFMMKEYCYQLDAATGKTVKKIPLPEQFNDGKHEWGYLAYQDGLLFGTATTRQELAARQIRRGRRTEDSTDAVFAIDVKTGKPAWTYQGKSIAHHTIAIGPEAAYFIDSSITSEQRAEILRQDKSHLKDLTGKEREIAEDRLKKQDLRLAVALDVKSGKKLWSTPVDVTDCSEIGIGGGKLTLLYQNNVLLLCGANANGHYWKQFIAGDFSRRRLVALNANDGALLWKKDANYRHRPIIVGDKVIAEPWSYDLYTGLQHMRKHPLTGKEVPWSIMREGHHCGMLAASENLLMFRSGFTGFYDLEKDAGTRHFAGHRTGCWINAIPANGLVMIPESSAGCVCLFSISSTIVLEPREERKHWTIFSSVGPKTPVDHMALNMGAPGDRRDARGTVWMAYPRPKPSRETGLDFKFDISPKFNSGGGYNSLNETTHPVKEAEPPWVYTSWARGLKECTIPLLGKDDEPASYSVQLSFSELEPVSVNDSQAAPLFTIKLQGKVVQEDFNPHGKQGIQVLKFEGVPVKDNLHLELAPQNEAAQQMPAALSGIEIIRTDS; encoded by the coding sequence GTGAAACAGCGACTCCCCCTCCTCACCCTCTGTCTGCTTACCCTCGTCTCTGTTTTAACTCAGCCCAGGAATGAGCTGTCAGCGAAAGACTGGCCGACTTATCTCATGGATCGGGAGCGTGCTGGTGCCACATCGGACAGCATCCAGACTCCCCTGGTCCCTGCCTGGCAATACTCGGCTCCAAGTGCACCTCAGACTGGCCAGACCGATCCCGGCGAACGGGTCATCGAAGGCCACGATCTGGAATCGCGGGTTGATTTTGACGATGCCTTTCAGGTCGCGATCTCTGCAGGAAAGGTCTATTTCGGATCCTCGGTCGATCATCAGTTGCGTTGCGTTGATCTGAAAAGTGGCCAGATACTCTGGCGTTTCTTTACCGGCGGGCCGATTCGCCTCTCCCCGACCGTCCATCAGGCGAAAGTCTATTTTGGCTCCGATGATGGATTCGTGTATTGCCTTGACGCAGCAACTGGAAAAGAGATCTGGAAACTGCGGGCAGGGCTGAACGAAGAAATGATTATTGCCCGCGGAGAAATGGTCTCACGCTGGCCCGTCCGCACAAACGTACTGGTCGATGAAGGAATCGCCTACTTCGGTGCCGGCATTTTTCCCCATGAAAATATTTACCTGTATGCCGTTGATGCCAATTCCGGAAAAGTAATCTGGAAAATCGATAATCTGAGTCAGACCAGCGCTGGTCGAAATGAACTCTCACCCCAAGGCTATATTCTAGCTAATGATGATTTCCTGTTTTTCCCCTCTGGTCGTTCTCTTCCCGCAGCCTTCAATAAAAAGACAGGGGAACAGGAACACAACCGATCTTACAGTTGGCGCAGCACTGCGGGTGGTGTTGTCGGCGGCACCCAGGCGCTGCTGGCCGATGGACAGATCTATTCGATGGGTGCTCACCATATTCTCGCCCTGACTCAGGATGAAGGCGATGTGGGCTTTGCCTGGATCAATGGACAACAGATGGTGGTCAAAGATGAGTACGCTTACCTGGCCACCGATACGAGCCTGTTAAAGGTCAATCGGCTCGAGCATGCCCAAGGTTCTCAGAAAGCCCACGCTAATGAAATGACCATCAACGGCCTGTTCCGTAAACTTCGCAGCCTCAAAGGCGACAAAGCCACAGCGGCCCGGGATCAGATCAAGAAATTACAGGAAGAAAATAAACAATACACTCAAGCAGGAGTCATCTGGGAGAAGCCAATCGTTGCCCGTGACTCACTGATCGTGGCGGGAGATAAAGTCATCGCCGGCGGTCAGGAGCAGGTGCTGATTCTCGAAGCCGATTCCGGCAAGGTCCTGCAGACATTGAAAGTCAAAGGGAAGGCCCGAGGCCTGGCTGTTTCTGATGGTCAGCTGGTTGTCAGCACCTCCGCTGGCGACATCATCGGTTTTGGCTCCTCAAGTACTCCGACTGAAAAGCTGACGGAACTCGATACCGTCTCAACAGAGAATCCATATGCGGACAATGCTGCGTCTGCCCGTTACCAGCAGGCTGCTCAGGACATCCTGAAAAACACGGGAGTCCAAGACGGTTTCTGCCTGGTTCTGGGTGGTGAAGAGGGACAGTTGGCTTACGAACTGGCCCGCAACTCAAAGTTGAAATTCTACTGTATCGAACCCGATGCTGCCAAAGTTGCTGCAGCCCGGGAAAAACTGAGCCAGGCAGGCTACTACGGACATCGGATCACATTCCATCAGACCGAACTATCGCCGCTGCCTTATTCACACTACTTTGCAAATCTGATTGTCTCAGACACACTGCTCAAAACAGGAAAAGTCCCTGGGATTCCGAAAGATGTCGCCACGCATGTCAAACCATTGGGAGGCACCATCTGTCTGGGAACCCCCGCCGCCCCGAAATCAGCAACAACGGATTCAGTCAGTCTGACAGGCTGGCTCAAAGATACCGGCCTTACCGAAACCGCAGAGATTAAGACTCAGGATGGCTACGCCCTGCTCATCCGGGGAGCCCTTCCAGGAGCCGGCAGCTGGTCACATCAGTATGCTGATCCGGGAAATACCGCCAGCAGCAAGGATCAACTCGTCAGAGGTGGTCTGGGTGTGCTCTGGTTTGGCGACCCCGGTGAAAAGAAAATGGTAAACCGCCATGAAGGGGCAGTAGGTCCACTGGCAATCAACGGCCGCCTGTTCATTCAGGGTGAAAGCACCATCATGGCCTTCGATGCCTATAACGGACTGTTTCTCTGGGAACGTGAAAATCCCCAGGCCATCCGCACCGGTGTATTCCAGAACCAGAACCCTGGTAACCTGGTCGCCAGTGAAGACAGCCTGTTTTTCATGATGAAGGAATATTGTTATCAACTGGATGCAGCCACGGGGAAAACGGTCAAAAAAATCCCCCTGCCCGAGCAGTTCAATGATGGCAAGCACGAATGGGGATACCTCGCCTATCAGGATGGCTTGTTGTTCGGTACCGCGACGACTCGTCAGGAACTCGCTGCCCGGCAGATCCGCCGCGGTCGCAGAACTGAAGATTCAACGGACGCCGTTTTTGCAATCGACGTCAAAACAGGTAAACCTGCCTGGACCTATCAGGGCAAAAGCATCGCGCATCACACCATCGCCATTGGTCCGGAAGCCGCTTATTTTATCGATAGTTCCATTACCAGCGAGCAGCGGGCAGAGATTCTCCGTCAGGACAAATCACACCTGAAAGATTTGACCGGGAAAGAACGGGAAATCGCAGAAGACCGCCTGAAAAAACAGGACCTGCGTCTCGCAGTCGCCCTCGACGTCAAATCGGGCAAAAAACTCTGGTCCACCCCAGTCGATGTGACTGACTGTAGCGAAATTGGCATTGGGGGTGGAAAACTTACGTTGCTCTACCAGAACAACGTTCTGCTGCTCTGTGGCGCCAATGCCAACGGTCATTACTGGAAACAGTTTATCGCCGGCGATTTCTCGCGACGTCGACTCGTTGCTCTGAATGCAAACGATGGTGCACTTCTCTGGAAGAAGGACGCCAACTATCGCCATCGTCCCATCATCGTGGGTGACAAGGTAATTGCTGAACCCTGGTCCTACGACCTCTACACCGGTCTGCAGCACATGCGGAAACACCCACTGACCGGCAAAGAAGTTCCCTGGAGTATCATGCGGGAAGGACATCACTGCGGCATGCTGGCCGCCTCCGAAAACCTGTTGATGTTCCGTTCCGGTTTCACCGGCTTTTATGACCTGGAAAAAGACGCAGGCACCCGTCACTTCGCGGGCCATCGTACGGGTTGCTGGATCAACGCGATCCCAGCCAACGGTCTGGTCATGATCCCGGAATCGAGTGCCGGCTGTGTCTGTCTGTTTTCGATTTCGTCAACGATTGTGCTCGAACCGCGAGAAGAACGAAAACACTGGACTATTTTCAGCTCGGTCGGTCCGAAAACACCGGTCGATCACATGGCCCTGAATATGGGAGCTCCCGGTGACCGGCGGGATGCCCGCGGAACTGTCTGGATGGCATATCCGCGTCCGAAGCCCAGTCGCGAAACGGGGCTCGACTTCAAATTTGATATCAGTCCTAAATTCAACAGTGGTGGTGGCTATAACAGTCTGAATGAAACTACGCATCCTGTGAAAGAAGCAGAACCACCCTGGGTCTATACTTCCTGGGCACGGGGATTGAAAGAATGTACGATTCCGCTACTGGGGAAAGATGACGAACCTGCATCCTATTCGGTGCAGCTCTCCTTCTCGGAACTGGAACCCGTCTCTGTCAATGACTCTCAGGCAGCCCCCCTGTTTACAATTAAACTGCAGGGCAAGGTCGTGCAGGAAGATTTCAATCCACATGGAAAACAGGGAATTCAGGTTCTGAAATTCGAGGGAGTACCAGTCAAAGACAATCTTCATCTCGAACTGGCCCCGCAAAACGAAGCAGCCCAGCAAATGCCGGCTGCACTAAGTGGAATTGAAATTATTCGCACAGATTCATAG
- a CDS encoding TPM domain-containing protein, producing the protein MKSPLKYQYLVVFLTLALISFSRLNSVQALELTLEPPGDREFVRDLAGMIDEPAKKKIQEICDKLLTDKATPIIVVTIDSMAKHGGADMRIETFATILFNQWQIGHAKLNDQDWNTGILLLVSKDDRKARIELGAGWGREDDAKCREIMDDYIIPHFKQGQFSQGILAGVEALDKMARKLAMPAKPQSAWSYVIIAVVIGLAIFTIVSLIRRGSSGWAWLFWGVIFAVIGTILYQMLTNRGGGGGGFSGGSFGGGFSGGGGATGSW; encoded by the coding sequence GTGAAATCCCCACTCAAGTATCAATACCTCGTCGTCTTTCTGACGCTGGCCTTAATCAGTTTCAGCAGGCTGAATTCAGTTCAGGCCTTGGAATTAACGCTCGAACCGCCGGGAGATCGTGAGTTCGTTCGCGATCTGGCCGGCATGATCGATGAACCGGCAAAGAAAAAGATCCAGGAGATTTGTGACAAACTGCTGACAGATAAGGCGACGCCGATCATCGTTGTCACCATCGATTCGATGGCCAAACATGGCGGCGCTGATATGCGGATCGAAACCTTTGCAACGATCCTCTTCAACCAGTGGCAGATCGGACACGCCAAACTGAATGATCAGGACTGGAATACCGGCATTCTGTTACTGGTGTCTAAAGATGATCGCAAGGCACGCATTGAGCTGGGAGCCGGCTGGGGGCGGGAAGACGATGCCAAGTGCCGTGAAATCATGGACGACTACATCATCCCCCATTTCAAACAGGGACAGTTTTCACAGGGAATTCTGGCGGGAGTCGAAGCCCTCGATAAAATGGCACGCAAGCTGGCAATGCCTGCCAAGCCACAGTCTGCTTGGAGCTACGTCATCATCGCAGTGGTGATTGGCCTGGCCATTTTCACCATCGTCTCTTTAATTCGCCGCGGATCCAGTGGCTGGGCCTGGTTATTCTGGGGCGTCATCTTTGCGGTAATCGGCACGATTCTCTACCAGATGCTCACCAACCGGGGAGGTGGAGGAGGCGGTTTCAGTGGCGGCTCATTCGGAGGGGGCTTCTCCGGTGGTGGCGGTGCCACCGGCTCGTGGTAA
- a CDS encoding sugar phosphate isomerase/epimerase family protein translates to MHEQITRRGFNKRLLGTACAATLAGNTLAAATKTPQKAFQLNYIVASCMYGTLPLETILQETPKTGAQYLEIWAKRHGNQREQIDELGVEKTKQLFDQYNVKLGSFTCFKYGLFNMQGEMDLVKQLGGDMVICNSGGPKGLKGAELKAAIKKFAEKLKPHVDAAAEKGVIVGLENHGGGLINDPDTQLWLMEMLPAKNFGIALAPYHLEQDPEMMARLIQDLDERLVHFQAWQHGMGCIKKLPKEQELLQLPGRGDLNFVPVLAALKQINYQGRTEIFMHPVPRGIPIMPTAEQVTAEINRSRAYLENCLKQA, encoded by the coding sequence ATGCACGAACAGATCACTCGTCGCGGTTTTAATAAACGACTGCTGGGAACAGCCTGTGCAGCGACTTTGGCTGGCAACACTCTGGCTGCGGCGACTAAAACACCACAAAAGGCATTTCAACTGAACTACATTGTCGCTTCCTGTATGTATGGGACACTCCCCCTGGAAACGATTCTGCAGGAAACTCCCAAAACGGGAGCGCAATATCTGGAGATCTGGGCGAAACGGCACGGGAACCAACGCGAGCAGATTGACGAGTTGGGCGTCGAAAAGACAAAGCAGCTGTTTGATCAATACAACGTCAAGCTGGGCAGCTTTACCTGTTTCAAGTATGGCCTGTTCAACATGCAGGGCGAGATGGACCTGGTCAAGCAGTTGGGCGGTGACATGGTGATCTGTAACAGCGGAGGTCCCAAAGGTCTGAAAGGGGCCGAACTGAAAGCTGCGATTAAAAAGTTTGCCGAAAAGCTGAAACCGCATGTCGATGCTGCTGCTGAGAAGGGCGTCATTGTCGGCCTGGAGAATCATGGAGGTGGATTAATCAATGATCCGGATACACAGCTCTGGCTGATGGAAATGCTGCCAGCGAAAAACTTCGGAATCGCGCTGGCTCCCTATCACCTGGAACAGGATCCGGAGATGATGGCCCGGCTGATTCAAGATCTGGATGAACGGCTCGTGCACTTCCAGGCCTGGCAACACGGCATGGGCTGTATTAAGAAACTTCCCAAGGAACAGGAACTCCTGCAACTGCCTGGTCGAGGTGACCTGAATTTTGTTCCCGTCCTCGCAGCACTTAAACAGATCAACTACCAGGGACGAACCGAAATCTTCATGCATCCCGTACCCCGCGGAATTCCGATTATGCCTACCGCGGAACAGGTGACGGCTGAGATCAACCGTTCTCGCGCCTATCTGGAGAACTGTCTGAAACAGGCATGA
- a CDS encoding TPM domain-containing protein gives MAAHSEGASPVVAVPPARGNQIVIPQFPDRKLISMQSAFNFLTEEQQKQVEQAVVDAEGKTSCEIVPVLATASGRYDRPEDVVGIWLTVITALGFWYFFPRVQGQAGDWGGLPVIVELILAALAMVIAFILGAIAGSRIGWLRRLFTPRQQMQDEVAARAREIFFDKRVHHTEGGTGVLIYISLFEHVAVTLADQAVIDKLGQTFIDQICQKLTAGLHSGKAAETICEVIREIGEQAAKPLPRASDDKNELQDALVLID, from the coding sequence GTGGCGGCTCATTCGGAGGGGGCTTCTCCGGTGGTGGCGGTGCCACCGGCTCGTGGTAACCAGATCGTTATTCCCCAGTTTCCAGATCGAAAGCTCATTTCCATGCAGAGCGCATTTAACTTTTTAACCGAAGAACAACAAAAGCAGGTTGAGCAGGCCGTTGTTGACGCCGAGGGTAAAACATCCTGTGAGATTGTCCCAGTACTGGCAACCGCTTCAGGTCGCTACGATCGTCCGGAAGACGTTGTGGGGATCTGGTTGACCGTCATCACAGCACTGGGCTTCTGGTATTTCTTTCCCCGTGTTCAGGGACAGGCAGGTGACTGGGGCGGTTTACCCGTCATTGTCGAACTGATTCTGGCGGCCCTCGCGATGGTCATCGCGTTTATTCTGGGAGCGATTGCCGGAAGCCGCATCGGCTGGCTTCGTCGTCTGTTTACGCCCCGCCAACAGATGCAGGATGAAGTCGCCGCTCGTGCCCGGGAGATCTTTTTCGATAAGCGCGTCCACCACACCGAGGGGGGGACCGGAGTACTCATCTACATCTCCCTGTTTGAGCATGTGGCAGTGACACTGGCTGACCAGGCGGTCATCGACAAACTGGGGCAGACTTTCATTGATCAGATCTGCCAAAAACTGACAGCAGGTCTCCACTCAGGGAAGGCAGCTGAAACGATCTGTGAAGTCATTCGAGAAATCGGCGAACAGGCAGCTAAGCCCCTGCCTCGTGCCTCTGATGATAAAAACGAACTGCAGGACGCCCTGGTTCTGATTGACTGA
- a CDS encoding leucine-rich repeat domain-containing protein, whose amino-acid sequence MKNKILLSLAGLCLFSGCPAHNPPSDQGQQKQEQPTEGKEHKTAPEKEVTVKPDDPEAVKAFKALDAKMVTSDDGRVLILDLKGTNAKDEDLKHLAGLPSLERLIIWGPNFTDAATEEIGKKKGLWFVSLESTAIGDAGVKNLADLKDLQVLSLRATNITNDALKTVAQFPKLKDLDLRFNKEINDEGMPLIKDMKNLRVLKVQATQVTDDGMKDVAQLPNLQRLNTWGRNISDKTLALLKDKNLVSLELDDTEISDEGLQHLKGMTNMEALHLRRDFVTDAGIENIKDMKKLQTLHLRDTVVTNEGMKNLSGLTELTYLDLDESMIGDEGLEQLKDLKKLTRLGLWGTETTDEGLKVVSGFTDLNRLNLEGTQITNAGLEHLLPLKKLEYLNLSKTEIGDEGLQKLTALKNLKEVQVSFTQVTEDGIKKFKEAVPGCKVKH is encoded by the coding sequence ATGAAGAATAAGATATTACTATCTCTGGCAGGTTTGTGTCTGTTTAGCGGCTGCCCCGCTCACAATCCTCCGTCTGATCAGGGACAGCAGAAACAGGAACAGCCGACAGAAGGTAAAGAACACAAAACCGCACCAGAAAAAGAAGTGACGGTAAAACCCGATGATCCCGAAGCGGTCAAAGCCTTCAAAGCTCTGGACGCGAAAATGGTAACCTCCGATGATGGACGGGTGCTCATTCTCGATTTGAAAGGGACAAACGCCAAGGACGAAGACCTGAAGCATCTGGCTGGTTTGCCTTCCCTGGAACGGCTGATTATCTGGGGGCCAAATTTTACCGATGCAGCGACCGAAGAGATCGGTAAAAAGAAGGGGCTCTGGTTTGTCAGTCTGGAAAGCACGGCCATTGGCGATGCAGGGGTCAAAAATCTTGCCGATCTGAAGGATCTGCAGGTACTCTCATTGCGGGCGACCAATATTACCAATGATGCACTGAAGACAGTCGCACAGTTTCCGAAGTTGAAAGACCTCGATCTGCGTTTCAATAAGGAAATCAACGACGAAGGAATGCCGCTGATCAAAGATATGAAAAACCTGAGAGTGTTGAAGGTCCAGGCAACTCAGGTGACCGATGACGGCATGAAAGATGTGGCCCAACTACCGAATCTGCAGCGACTGAATACCTGGGGACGCAACATCTCAGATAAGACTCTGGCGCTGCTCAAGGATAAGAACTTGGTATCACTGGAACTGGATGATACGGAAATTTCTGATGAAGGACTGCAGCACCTCAAGGGGATGACCAATATGGAAGCCCTGCATCTCCGTCGTGACTTTGTGACGGACGCGGGCATCGAAAATATCAAAGATATGAAGAAACTGCAGACACTGCATCTGCGTGATACTGTGGTTACCAATGAAGGGATGAAGAATCTGTCGGGACTGACGGAGCTGACCTATCTCGATCTGGATGAATCGATGATCGGGGACGAAGGGCTGGAGCAGCTCAAAGATCTGAAAAAACTGACCCGTCTCGGCCTCTGGGGAACCGAAACGACTGATGAAGGTTTGAAGGTGGTCTCCGGATTTACCGATCTGAATCGGCTGAATCTGGAAGGTACTCAGATTACCAATGCTGGCCTGGAGCATCTCCTGCCCCTGAAAAAACTCGAATATCTGAATCTGAGCAAAACGGAAATCGGTGATGAAGGATTACAGAAACTCACAGCCTTGAAGAATCTCAAGGAAGTGCAGGTCAGCTTCACCCAGGTGACAGAGGACGGGATCAAGAAGTTCAAGGAAGCGGTTCCCGGTTGCAAGGTCAAGCATTAA
- a CDS encoding uracil-DNA glycosylase, producing MSDQEQQRAQRAVRQFMQSWQRSGLTHIKHVEPAPVVAAPAEVVPPAAPESKTPLRIRPAEPETPPERTPVSPPEPAVEHVVEPVVETADPRKEMSVPRTTKSRLSKADRQSQLDIVAGEVSQCRQCPELAETRTQTVFGVGNPSAKIMFIGEAPGADEDKQGEPFVGRAGKLLDKIIEACQMKRSEIYIANILRCRPPGNRNPSDQEAANCRGFLDAQIEIVDPDYIVCWGSVAAKNLLHSELPIGKMRGQFYEYGRARVVCTYHPSYLLRNPSAKKNVWEDMILLFKDMGIDLKATQN from the coding sequence ATGTCTGATCAGGAACAACAGCGGGCACAACGGGCCGTACGTCAGTTTATGCAAAGCTGGCAGCGTTCCGGGCTGACGCATATCAAACACGTCGAGCCGGCGCCCGTGGTTGCTGCGCCTGCAGAAGTTGTTCCACCTGCTGCCCCTGAATCGAAAACGCCGCTGCGAATACGTCCCGCTGAGCCTGAGACTCCACCCGAACGCACACCGGTCTCCCCGCCAGAGCCAGCAGTTGAACATGTTGTTGAACCGGTTGTAGAGACCGCAGACCCGCGAAAGGAAATGAGCGTGCCCCGAACAACGAAATCGAGACTTTCCAAGGCAGATCGCCAGTCTCAACTGGATATTGTGGCTGGGGAAGTTTCTCAATGTCGTCAGTGCCCGGAACTGGCTGAGACACGCACTCAGACCGTATTTGGAGTCGGGAATCCGAGTGCAAAAATCATGTTTATCGGTGAGGCACCCGGGGCGGATGAAGATAAGCAGGGAGAACCCTTCGTGGGGCGGGCAGGGAAGCTGCTGGATAAAATTATCGAAGCCTGCCAGATGAAACGCAGCGAGATCTATATCGCGAATATTCTCAGGTGTCGGCCTCCTGGGAACCGAAATCCGTCCGATCAGGAAGCGGCAAACTGTCGAGGCTTTCTCGATGCTCAGATTGAGATTGTCGATCCGGATTACATCGTCTGTTGGGGCTCTGTGGCTGCTAAAAATCTGCTGCACTCAGAGCTTCCGATTGGCAAGATGCGCGGGCAGTTTTACGAATATGGTCGGGCCAGAGTCGTGTGTACCTACCATCCGTCCTACCTGTTGAGAAACCCATCCGCCAAGAAGAACGTCTGGGAAGACATGATCTTACTGTTCAAAGACATGGGCATCGACCTCAAGGCAACTCAAAATTAG
- a CDS encoding arylsulfatase, translating into MKVRRILLTAVFGLICLMSLEHAQAQEPTKRPNILLIMADDQGYWDTEVAGNPHIETPALKQMAAEGVTFTHFHANMVCAPTRAGLMTGRHYLRTGLYNTRFGGDTLGRNETTIAQVLKSAGYRTALFGKWHLGRYSQYQPHRRGFDHFFGHYHGHIERYSNPDQVVVNGQPVETRGYVTDLFTEAAIDFIKRDQQQPFFCFLAFNAPHSPFLLDTTHFGQPEGDKLIEKYLAKGLPLREARIYGMVERIDQNLSRLFKMLKEQGLDEETLVIYTSDNGGVSKAFKAGLKGSKGSAYEGGTRVPFVVRWPGQIPAGKQTDALVAQIDLFPTFCELAGVSIPEGVDLDGKSILSLMLQGGGESPHEYLYHTWDRYTPNPWHRWSIHGPRFKLVGHDPQGKKKQQEPAGQLYDLTADPGETKDVSRKYPEEASRLRNEFHRWFDDVTQGQEYQPAAIPVGDPTETVVELQPSWAIIDGDGLEYSFDGYDWDTLDGWKSNKSTAHWQLDVLRPGRYEVELSYGYRSEPTTSGTLQLTVGDQSLSCKFPMTTSQNVFMKTKTGTLTLPQGAQKLTIRAAAPEGIQGLRLNSIWLKALPE; encoded by the coding sequence ATGAAAGTACGACGTATCCTCCTGACGGCGGTATTCGGTCTGATCTGTCTGATGTCTCTGGAACATGCTCAGGCACAGGAACCAACCAAGCGGCCCAATATTCTGCTGATTATGGCTGACGACCAGGGATACTGGGACACGGAAGTTGCTGGCAACCCTCACATCGAAACGCCTGCTTTAAAACAGATGGCGGCGGAAGGGGTCACGTTCACACACTTCCATGCAAACATGGTATGTGCTCCCACGCGTGCCGGATTGATGACGGGGCGACATTATCTGCGGACCGGACTTTATAACACGCGTTTTGGTGGTGATACGCTGGGCCGGAATGAGACGACGATCGCACAGGTGCTGAAATCAGCCGGCTATCGGACGGCGTTGTTCGGAAAATGGCACCTCGGGCGTTATTCTCAATATCAACCGCACCGGCGGGGTTTCGATCATTTCTTCGGTCATTACCATGGTCATATCGAACGCTATTCGAATCCAGACCAGGTGGTGGTAAACGGGCAACCGGTCGAAACACGTGGCTATGTTACTGATCTGTTTACTGAGGCGGCGATCGATTTTATCAAACGCGACCAGCAGCAGCCTTTCTTCTGTTTTCTGGCCTTCAATGCACCGCATTCTCCTTTTTTGCTGGATACGACTCACTTCGGTCAACCGGAGGGGGACAAGCTAATCGAAAAATACCTCGCCAAGGGGCTACCTCTCCGAGAAGCACGCATTTATGGAATGGTGGAACGCATTGATCAAAATCTTAGTCGATTGTTCAAAATGCTGAAGGAACAAGGACTGGATGAAGAAACGCTGGTGATTTATACCAGCGATAATGGAGGCGTCAGCAAGGCGTTCAAGGCGGGCCTTAAAGGAAGCAAGGGGAGTGCCTATGAAGGGGGGACGCGCGTGCCTTTCGTCGTCCGCTGGCCTGGTCAGATTCCAGCAGGAAAACAGACCGACGCGCTGGTAGCTCAGATTGATTTGTTTCCCACGTTCTGCGAACTGGCGGGAGTCAGTATTCCCGAAGGTGTTGACCTTGATGGAAAATCCATCCTGTCTCTCATGCTGCAGGGGGGAGGTGAGTCGCCTCACGAGTACCTGTATCACACCTGGGATCGTTACACACCGAATCCATGGCATCGCTGGTCGATTCACGGTCCACGGTTCAAGCTGGTAGGACACGATCCTCAAGGCAAAAAGAAACAGCAGGAGCCGGCTGGTCAGTTGTATGACCTCACAGCAGATCCAGGTGAGACCAAGGACGTCTCCCGGAAATACCCCGAAGAGGCTTCCCGCCTGCGAAATGAGTTTCACCGCTGGTTCGATGATGTGACTCAGGGGCAGGAATATCAGCCGGCTGCGATACCTGTGGGAGATCCTACGGAAACGGTTGTCGAGTTACAGCCGAGCTGGGCCATCATTGATGGTGACGGACTCGAATATTCGTTCGACGGATATGACTGGGATACCCTTGATGGCTGGAAATCCAACAAGAGTACCGCGCATTGGCAGTTGGACGTACTGAGACCGGGCCGTTATGAGGTCGAACTCAGCTATGGATATCGTTCGGAACCCACGACAAGCGGAACTCTGCAACTGACAGTAGGGGATCAGAGCCTGAGTTGTAAGTTCCCCATGACGACAAGCCAAAATGTCTTCATGAAAACCAAGACGGGCACGCTGACTCTGCCACAGGGAGCACAGAAGCTCACAATTCGGGCCGCTGCCCCCGAGGGGATTCAGGGACTGCGGCTGAATTCAATCTGGCTCAAAGCCTTACCTGAATAA